In Myotis daubentonii chromosome 6, mMyoDau2.1, whole genome shotgun sequence, a genomic segment contains:
- the TMEM14A gene encoding transmembrane protein 14A isoform X1: MRASGRYRPEPAAAVLIPQSGAPATRTTSGLQGHRLLLCPGFPPQRPFRTKLCFLSCSTTAALPMDLVGFGYAAFVTFGSIVGYKRRGSIPSLIAGLFVGLLAGYGAYRVSNDKRDVKVSLFAAFFLATIMGVRFKRSKKIIPAGLVAGLSLMMILRLVLLLL; encoded by the exons ATGCGCGCCTCGGGAAGGTACCGCCCAGAACCCGCAGCCGCCGTCTTGATCCCGCAAAGTGGGGCGCCGGCCACCAGGACCACTTCCGGACTTCAG GGCCATCGTCTCCTCCTGTGCCCCGGATTTCCTCCCCAAAGACCCTTCCGCACA aagTTGTGCTTTCTCTCTTGCTCCACGACTGCAGCCTTGCCAATGGACCTTGTTGGTTTTGGTTATGCAGCCTTTGTGACATTTGGAAGTATTGTGGGATATAAGCGGAGAG gtAGTATTCCATCTTTGATTGCTGGTCTCTTTGTTGGACTTTTGGCTGGCTATGGAGCCTACCGTGTCTCCAATGACAAGCGAGATGTGAAAGTGTCTCTGT ttgCTGCTTTCTTTCTGGCCACCATAATGGGTGTGCGGTTTAAGAGATCCAAGAAAATAATCCCAGCTGGGCTGGTGGCAGGCTTAAG CCTCATGATGATTCTAAGACTTGTCTTACTACTGCTCTGA
- the TMEM14A gene encoding transmembrane protein 14A isoform X2 — MDLVGFGYAAFVTFGSIVGYKRRGSIPSLIAGLFVGLLAGYGAYRVSNDKRDVKVSLFAAFFLATIMGVRFKRSKKIIPAGLVAGLSLMMILRLVLLLL, encoded by the exons ATGGACCTTGTTGGTTTTGGTTATGCAGCCTTTGTGACATTTGGAAGTATTGTGGGATATAAGCGGAGAG gtAGTATTCCATCTTTGATTGCTGGTCTCTTTGTTGGACTTTTGGCTGGCTATGGAGCCTACCGTGTCTCCAATGACAAGCGAGATGTGAAAGTGTCTCTGT ttgCTGCTTTCTTTCTGGCCACCATAATGGGTGTGCGGTTTAAGAGATCCAAGAAAATAATCCCAGCTGGGCTGGTGGCAGGCTTAAG CCTCATGATGATTCTAAGACTTGTCTTACTACTGCTCTGA
- the LOC132236615 gene encoding uncharacterized protein C2orf78-like, whose translation MKCYQYQAGAAQRLALARAPPRSTCCFVHYYIPQAKTSSPISPQGPRINSKNPTFLGISTSLQCSLPVESNAGSVCNFYNVSAPANSSPWLLPSASGTSFQPLMGGAYFYQHSSTTMLSGIPGQSPISIPPVFEWALTGDTGKKSSSLRNFTVTVTDQDTTVSSMSLASQCDQPSDAYNMAPQYPSLSVNLVQGAPIQGQSLSHPYQAGNHVCYYNQGTMDPLLSEEGGPYLQSYGSVSYTESRASAPDPGMVMVLKEAQSTNMIPPASTSGICYSVPPHPITKTGFQVMETSLALQLPGQIFYLPPTQEFLKSGSNRHIQVLESYPPPQSGDISMAPLVQSPRNLLALPPAPSQEQKESKNVENIKTKLSKHVNGYQIPTENEASPLLPLEVPDIPQVLACTDPLGQEEQPGCDNSGWAKNSLSLKDQGTLENGTESNDSFADIDTLVEGIHLPQVFTSLDDVDQPQGPKVIKTKDTRGLKLHEVQKKPSARKTRSDQGRKIKHKASESISDAPKAKIKPESPDCVFVGELVPCNAAAGGRAPSNVAKHSSSKPQKAAASRTSNTKSHGQENTKRNKENYSKRAEERKQSGNKVKAEEKPAIPKMKRKKSHPELPQEAIKKPRSSLGMHMLESVQVFHALGKKRDEKADLSSSRALGNSSSPKGPQSRPATKPWLVMPREGKGPVKTQVNPQKPDASADKGAPPPSQDKLPSPGKVKLVPLVFPTMDKPQVRPIPRRPQSLASRRPAVTNPAKPAAVNASLPNPVSLTGPVKSARPISSNSAGPGLNNCDGPSVPQPPASRPGPYRTSSCASFQREPVHSAVSQPRTPLKPHNHYLLQDFALQPIPWRKSEVRGPVMSTPITSEQRPDREAMKRKAQLERENAAKLGGMQHFIEREKEMDISLSYGYVM comes from the exons ATGAAG tgctaccAGTACCAAGCTGGCGCTGCTCAGCGCCTGGCcctggctcgggctcctccccggtcCACCTGCTGCttcgtgcactactacatccctcaggccaaaaccagcagtccaatatcCCCCCAGGggccccggatt AATTCCAAAAATCCAACTTTCCTTGGAATTTCCACATCTCTGCAATGCTCTCTTCCTGTGGAGAGCAATGCAGGAAGTGTCTGCAATTTCTACAATGTCTCTGCTCCAGCCAACAGTTCACCATGGCTCCTGCCATCAGCCTCTGGCACCTCTTTCCAACCTCTCATGGGTGGTGCCTACTTTTACCAACATTCTAGCACAACCATGTTGTCTGGAATTCCAGGCCAGAGCCCTATCTCCATTCCACCTGTTTTTGAGTGGGCTCTTACAGGAGACACTGGAAAGAAGTCATCATCACTCAGAAACTTCACTGTGACTGTCACTGACCAGGACACAACTGTCTCCTCTATGTCTCTGGCGTCTCAGTGTGATCAACCCTCAGATGCCTATAATATGGCTCCTCAGTATCCATCACTTTCTGTCAACCTTGTTCAGGGGGCACCAATTCAGGGACAGAGCCTGTCACATCCCTACCAGGCGGGAAATCATGTGTGTTACTACAATCAAGGCACAATGGACCCTCTGCTCTCTGAAGAGGGCGGTCCCTACCTGCAGTCCTATGGCTCTGTGTCttacacagagagcagggcctccgCCCCTGACCCAGGGATGGTCATGGTGCTAAAGGAGGCTCAGTCCACAAATATGATACCACCAGCCTCCACCTCTGGAatctgctactctgtgcctccTCATCCCATCACAAAGACAGGTTTTCAAG TGATGGAGACTTCCCTGGCATTGCAACTTCCaggccaaatattttatttaccacCTACTCAAGAATTCCTCAAGTCCGGCAGTAACAGACATATCCAGGTACTTGAGAGTTATCCACCACCGCAGAGCGGGGACATTTCAATGGCACCCCTGGTCCAGAGTCCTAGGAATCTCCTGGCACTGCCTCCAGCTCCAAGCCAGGAACAGAAAGAGAGTAAGAATGTGGAGAATATTAAAACCAAGCTTTCCAAGCACGTGAATGGGTACCAGATCCCAACAGAAAATGAAGCTTCTCCACTGCTCCCTTTAGAAGtccctgacattccacaggtgCTGGCCTGCACTGATCCCCTTGGCCAAGAGGAGCAGCCTGGTTGTGACAACTCTGGTTGGGCAAAGAATAGCCTGAGTCTGAAGGACCAAGGGACCCTTGAAAATGGGACTGAATctaatgacagttttgcagacATCGACACACTGGTGGAGGGTATTCACCTTCCACAGGTCTTCACTTCCTTGGATGACGTTGATCAGCCCCAAGGACCCAAGGTGATCAAAACCAAAGACACCAGGGGCCTCAAGTTGCACGAAGTGCAGAAAAAGCCAAGTGCCAGAAAGACTCGCTCTGATCAAGGCAGGAAGATCAAACACAAAGCCTCTGAGTCTATCAGTGATGCTCCCAAGGCCAAGATCAAGCCCGAGAGCCCAGATTGTGTGTTCGTGGGAGAACTGGTTCCTTGCAATGCTGCAGCTGGTGGCAGGGCTCCTTCGAACGTGGCCAAGCATTCTAGCAGCAAACCTCAGAAAGCTGCAGCCAGCAGGACCAGCAATACTAAGAGCCATGGGCAGGAAAACAccaaaagaaacaaggaaaactACTCCAAGAGAGCTGAGGAGAGGAAGCAGTCAGGGAACAAAGTCAAGGCAGAGGAGAAGCCAGCCATTCCCaagatgaagaggaagaaaagtcaTCCTGAGCTGCCACAAGAGGCCATCAAAAAGCCTCGCAGCAGCCTCGGTATGCACATGCTGGAGTCTGTGCAGGTTTTCCATGCACTGGGCAAGAAGAGGGATGAGAAAGCTGACCTGTCTTCCTCGCGGGCCCTGGGAAACTCAAGCAGCCCCAAAGGCCCCCAGTCACGCCCAGCTACCAAACCATGGCTGGTTATGCCCCGCGAGGGCAAAGGTCCTGTGAAAACTCAAGTCAATCCCCAAAAACCAGATGCAAGTGCTGACAAAGGGGCTCCACCTCCATCCCAGGACAAGCTGCCTTCTCCCGGGAAGGTCAAGCTGGTGCCACTGGTTTTTCCAACCATGGACAAGCCTCAAGTTCGACCTATTCCTCGCAGGCCACAGTCTCTGGCATCACGTCGGCCTGCTGTGACCAACCCTGCCAAGCCTGCTGCAGTCAATGCATCCCTGCCAAATCCTGTATCTTTGACAGGTCCTGTCAAATCAGCTCGGCCAATATCGTCCAACTCAGCTGGACCAGGTCTGAACAACTGCGACGGCcctagtgtccctcagcctcctgCTTCTAGGCCTGGGCCCTACAGAACCTCATCTTGTGCTTCTTTCCAGCGGGAGCCTGTTCACTCCGCTGTGAGCCAGCCCCGGACTCCGCTCAAGCCTCACAACCACTATCTACTCCAGGATTTCGCCCTCCAACCAATTCCATGGAGGAAATCTGAGGTTCGGGGGCCAGTCATGTCAACACCCATCACAAGTGAGCAGAGGCCAGATCGAGAGGCCATGAAGAGGAAGGCTCAACTAGAGCGTGAGAATGCTGCCAAATTGGGGGGAATGCAGCATTTCattgagagggaaaaagaaatggaCATTTCTCTGTCCTATGGCTATGTGATGTAG